In the Muricauda sp. MAR_2010_75 genome, one interval contains:
- a CDS encoding glutamine synthetase III, with translation MPKTRFQALAESQRREHKNIEESGKRSELFGKQVFNEEKMLQFLTKEAFDNVKSAIFQGSKIDRKIADQVAEGMKAWALSMGATHYTHWFQPLTGATAEKHDAFFDVLPEGKAMEKFGGAQLVQQEPDASSFPSGGIRNTFEARGYTAWDPTSPAFVYKTTLCIPTIFVAYTGEALDNKAPLLRALHAVDQAATSVAQYFDKNVRKVYATLGWEQEYFLVDKALAQSRLDLTMTGRTLVGNFSAKGQQLDDHYFGVIPPRVLSFMSDLEKQCTQLGIPVKTRHNEVAPNQFELAPVFEEANLSVDHNLLLMDVMEEIASKHNFKVLFHEKPFAGINGSGKHNNWSLATDTGVNLLSPGTTPMKNLQFLTFFVNTIKAVDTYEELLRSSIASASNDHRLGANEAPPPILSIFIGKQLSDVLDELEGVSKGKLSPEEKTELKLNVVGKIPEILLDNTDRNRTSPFAFTGNKFEMRGVGAKMNCAKPMTLLNTIVAKQLTDFKKEVDALIDKKNLKKDEAVFNVLREYIKTSKRIRFEGDGYGMEWQEEARRRKLSFNKNTPEALQIITSKESVGLFKEMDVMSEVELKARQDVELGAYIFHIQIEGRVLGEMVYNHIIPAAIRYQNLLLENVGGLKEVYGAAHKKVAESQLNLLEQVGEHILEIKKLTDEMTDARKRANGLSTINKKAQAYCNNVKPYFDTIREQSDKLEKLIADDLWPFTKYREILFTK, from the coding sequence ATGCCAAAAACAAGATTTCAGGCCTTGGCCGAAAGCCAAAGAAGGGAGCACAAAAACATAGAGGAATCGGGAAAGCGTTCAGAACTTTTCGGAAAGCAGGTGTTCAATGAAGAGAAAATGCTCCAATTTCTAACAAAGGAAGCTTTTGATAATGTAAAATCGGCCATATTCCAAGGTAGTAAAATCGATAGAAAAATAGCCGACCAAGTGGCAGAGGGTATGAAAGCGTGGGCCCTGTCCATGGGTGCAACGCACTATACCCACTGGTTTCAGCCCTTAACGGGCGCCACAGCGGAAAAACACGACGCCTTTTTTGATGTTTTGCCCGAAGGAAAGGCCATGGAAAAGTTTGGCGGTGCCCAGTTGGTGCAACAAGAACCCGATGCATCAAGCTTTCCCAGTGGCGGGATTCGAAACACTTTTGAGGCCCGTGGGTATACCGCTTGGGACCCAACATCACCAGCATTCGTCTACAAGACCACACTTTGTATCCCAACCATTTTTGTGGCTTACACCGGAGAGGCTTTGGACAACAAGGCTCCACTTTTGAGAGCATTGCATGCCGTAGATCAAGCGGCTACCAGTGTAGCCCAATATTTCGATAAAAACGTACGGAAAGTGTACGCCACCTTGGGATGGGAGCAAGAATATTTTTTGGTGGACAAGGCACTGGCCCAATCCCGATTGGACTTGACCATGACTGGTAGGACATTGGTCGGGAATTTTTCAGCGAAAGGCCAGCAATTGGACGACCATTATTTTGGGGTGATACCACCACGGGTCTTGAGTTTTATGAGCGATTTGGAAAAACAGTGTACCCAATTGGGCATTCCGGTTAAAACCAGGCACAATGAAGTGGCACCTAACCAGTTTGAGCTGGCCCCTGTCTTTGAAGAGGCCAACCTTTCCGTGGACCACAACCTCTTGTTGATGGACGTGATGGAAGAAATTGCGAGCAAGCATAATTTTAAGGTGCTCTTCCATGAGAAACCCTTCGCGGGGATCAATGGTTCCGGAAAGCACAACAACTGGTCTTTGGCCACGGATACAGGTGTGAATCTGTTGAGTCCGGGTACCACCCCCATGAAAAACCTTCAATTTTTGACTTTCTTTGTCAATACCATAAAAGCAGTGGATACCTACGAGGAACTGTTGCGTTCTTCCATTGCATCTGCCAGTAACGATCACAGGTTGGGGGCCAATGAAGCCCCGCCGCCCATTCTTTCCATATTTATTGGAAAACAATTGAGCGATGTGCTGGATGAACTGGAAGGCGTTTCCAAAGGAAAACTGTCCCCAGAGGAAAAAACAGAGCTCAAACTCAATGTGGTTGGTAAGATTCCTGAAATTTTGTTGGATAATACGGATAGAAACCGAACTTCTCCCTTCGCCTTTACAGGAAATAAGTTTGAAATGAGGGGGGTTGGGGCCAAGATGAATTGCGCCAAACCCATGACACTGCTCAATACCATTGTAGCCAAACAACTCACTGATTTTAAAAAAGAAGTAGATGCGCTGATTGACAAGAAAAACCTGAAAAAGGATGAAGCTGTCTTCAATGTTTTGCGGGAATACATTAAAACCTCCAAAAGAATCCGTTTTGAAGGTGATGGCTATGGGATGGAATGGCAAGAAGAGGCAAGAAGGCGAAAGCTAAGCTTCAATAAAAACACGCCTGAAGCCTTGCAGATAATCACCTCAAAAGAAAGTGTGGGGCTGTTCAAGGAAATGGATGTTATGAGTGAGGTGGAGCTCAAGGCACGGCAAGATGTGGAGTTGGGCGCCTATATTTTCCATATCCAGATTGAGGGAAGGGTATTGGGAGAAATGGTATACAATCATATTATTCCAGCAGCTATCCGATACCAAAACCTTTTGTTGGAAAATGTTGGAGGGTTAAAAGAGGTCTATGGTGCAGCCCACAAAAAGGTGGCCGAAAGCCAATTGAATTTGTTGGAACAAGTGGGGGAGCATATTCTAGAAATCAAGAAATTGACGGATGAAATGACGGATGCCCGAAAAAGGGCCAACGGACTTTCCACCATCAACAAAAAGGCGCAGGCCTATTGCAACAATGTAAAACCGTATTTTGATACCATCCGGGAACAATCCGATAAATTGGAAAAGCTCATTGCGGATGATCTTTGGCCTTTTACAAAATACAGGGAAATCTTGTTTACAAAGTAG
- a CDS encoding glutamine synthetase beta-grasp domain-containing protein: MSKSKLEYLWLDGYEPTANIRSKTRIEEDFSGKLEDCPLWSFDGSSTKQAEGGSSDCLLKPVAIYPDPARKNGFLVMTEVMNPDGTPHESNSRATIDDENDDFWFGFEQEYFIMDTATLLPLGFPVGGYPGPQGLYYCSVGGRNTWGRDLVEEHADLCLEAGLQFEGINQEVAAGQWEFQLFAKGAKKAGDEIWVARYLLQRLTESYGYYIEYHPKPIKGDWNGSGMHANFSNTTLRTAGSKEIYEKICEAFRPVTAEHIAVYGEFNDERLTGKHETASIKDFSYGVSDRGASIRIPIMTVEKGWKGWLEDRRPASNADPYKVAARIIKTVKSAKV, from the coding sequence ATGAGCAAATCTAAATTAGAGTATCTATGGTTGGATGGTTATGAGCCAACGGCCAACATTAGAAGCAAGACAAGGATCGAGGAAGATTTCAGCGGAAAGTTGGAAGATTGTCCACTGTGGTCTTTTGACGGTTCATCAACAAAACAGGCTGAGGGTGGTTCTTCTGACTGTTTGCTAAAACCTGTTGCCATTTATCCAGACCCTGCACGAAAAAATGGATTTTTGGTAATGACCGAGGTTATGAACCCAGATGGGACTCCACACGAAAGCAACTCAAGAGCGACAATCGATGATGAAAATGATGATTTCTGGTTTGGTTTTGAACAAGAATACTTCATCATGGATACTGCCACATTGTTACCGCTTGGTTTCCCTGTTGGTGGTTATCCAGGACCACAAGGTCTATACTATTGTTCCGTAGGCGGAAGAAATACTTGGGGAAGAGACCTTGTTGAAGAGCATGCCGATCTTTGTTTGGAAGCTGGTCTTCAATTTGAAGGAATCAACCAAGAAGTTGCTGCTGGACAGTGGGAATTCCAATTATTCGCCAAAGGTGCCAAAAAAGCAGGCGATGAAATTTGGGTTGCCCGCTACTTACTTCAAAGATTGACCGAAAGCTACGGATACTACATTGAGTACCACCCAAAACCCATTAAAGGGGATTGGAACGGTTCCGGTATGCACGCCAACTTCTCCAACACTACTTTGAGAACTGCTGGTTCCAAAGAAATTTATGAGAAAATTTGTGAGGCGTTCAGACCTGTTACTGCCGAGCATATTGCTGTTTATGGTGAGTTTAACGACGAGCGTTTGACCGGTAAGCACGAAACTGCTTCCATTAAGGATTTCAGCTATGGTGTTTCTGATAGGGGCGCTTCCATTAGAATTCCTATTATGACCGTTGAAAAAGGTTGGAAAGGTTGGTTGGAAGATAGAAGACCTGCTTCTAATGCCGATCCCTACAAAGTAGCGGCAAGAATCATCAAGACCGTTAAATCCGCTAAGGTATAA
- a CDS encoding calcium/sodium antiporter yields MENVLFILLGLVLLIAGGNWLLKSAVALSLRLAIPKIVIGMTIVSFATSAPELIVSVKAALDGFPDLALGNVVGSNIANLGLVLAITVIMGSIDVRKSFYTTDWPVMMVASLLFCGFIYFDGVLQKYEGVILVALLFVFLIYLLRFQKTAVVDEMPEDDVILPLYKIVLYLCIGGTALWGGSELLINGAVGMASTLGVSDRIIGITVVSVGTSIPELAASVIAVLKKEKAISLGNLIGSNIFNLLAVLGITSIITPITVMDQGLLSSDIFWMLGISFLILPLVFFPKGLRLGWRDGLVLLLFYGSFVYMTIK; encoded by the coding sequence TTGGAAAACGTACTTTTTATTCTTCTTGGATTGGTTTTGCTTATTGCTGGGGGAAATTGGTTGTTGAAATCTGCTGTGGCCTTATCCCTTAGATTGGCCATTCCCAAAATTGTCATTGGAATGACCATAGTCTCTTTTGCCACCTCAGCACCAGAACTTATTGTAAGCGTCAAGGCTGCTTTGGATGGGTTTCCCGATCTTGCCTTAGGAAATGTGGTGGGGTCCAATATCGCCAATCTTGGATTGGTGCTGGCCATTACTGTGATTATGGGCAGTATTGATGTCCGCAAAAGTTTTTACACAACAGATTGGCCCGTGATGATGGTAGCTTCCTTGCTCTTTTGTGGGTTTATTTACTTTGATGGGGTTCTGCAAAAATACGAAGGGGTTATTCTTGTGGCTTTGTTGTTTGTATTTCTTATATATCTACTTCGATTTCAAAAGACAGCAGTTGTAGATGAAATGCCGGAAGATGATGTAATTCTTCCTTTGTATAAAATTGTATTGTATTTGTGCATTGGAGGCACGGCGCTTTGGGGCGGATCCGAGCTCTTGATCAATGGAGCTGTTGGAATGGCCTCAACCCTTGGGGTCAGCGATAGGATTATAGGCATAACCGTGGTATCGGTAGGGACCAGTATTCCGGAGTTGGCCGCTTCTGTCATTGCGGTACTGAAAAAGGAAAAAGCCATTTCTTTGGGAAATTTGATTGGATCCAACATTTTTAACCTTTTGGCCGTACTTGGAATTACATCCATAATAACCCCTATCACTGTTATGGATCAAGGATTGCTCTCCAGTGATATTTTTTGGATGTTGGGCATCTCTTTCTTGATACTGCCCTTGGTGTTTTTTCCAAAAGGATTGCGCCTGGGATGGAGAGACGGTTTGGTGCTGCTCCTATTTTATGGAAGCTTTGTCTATATGACCATAAAATAA
- a CDS encoding BlaI/MecI/CopY family transcriptional regulator, translated as MQKLTNKEEEVMKILWRLEKAFVKEIMAELSGEKPHYNTLSTIVRNLEEKNYVDHEAFGNTHRYYPLVTKEAYRKKFINSTIMDYYDNSYKSLVSFFAKEEKISAEELREILELIEKNK; from the coding sequence ATGCAAAAATTGACCAACAAGGAAGAAGAAGTAATGAAAATACTTTGGCGTCTGGAAAAAGCCTTTGTAAAAGAAATTATGGCTGAACTTTCCGGTGAAAAACCCCATTACAATACCTTATCCACCATTGTCCGAAATCTTGAGGAAAAAAATTATGTGGACCATGAGGCTTTTGGGAACACTCATCGATACTACCCATTAGTAACGAAGGAGGCGTATCGAAAAAAATTCATCAACTCCACCATAATGGATTATTACGATAACTCTTATAAAAGCTTGGTCTCCTTTTTCGCGAAGGAAGAGAAAATCTCGGCAGAGGAACTGAGAGAGATCCTTGAACTCATCGAAAAAAATAAATAA
- a CDS encoding M56 family metallopeptidase yields the protein MEGFLLYILKSAGISTLFLLCYVLFLKKETFFNANRVFLIAGLVLSFLIPFISIEENVWIEPIALSLNSANGMAETIPNESSTSVWLTMLSVVYVLGTTFLLIRLAVNFLSLKRIVTKGDCQREDGINFVETQNNTTPFSFFNYLIYNPETLTQSDFATIVTHEQVHIRGFHSLDILLMHTVILIQWFNPFIWLYKDNLEHNLEFIADQGALKSGSDRVGYQNLMLKTTVGATHPYFSNSFYNSIIKKRIVMLNKKKSQKSNVWKFGIVLPFLVVFVLSFQTTTVAQVKATDYGSVDKPVSIRNSSQEKPLVVIDGIIKKDVDIDNLAITPGDIKSINVLKDETATEKYGSKGKNGVVEITTKKYRGLKTKFDTPEDEPATTQVDNKNNEVAVRISSDNPPLIVIDGVEHPNTDMSNLGMAPEEIERIDVLKDDPAEKKYGTKGKNGVIEITTKKKN from the coding sequence ATGGAAGGGTTTTTACTTTACATCTTGAAATCAGCAGGAATTTCCACACTTTTCTTGCTCTGCTATGTCCTTTTTCTGAAAAAAGAAACCTTTTTCAACGCAAATCGGGTATTCCTTATCGCTGGTTTGGTTTTGTCATTCTTAATTCCTTTCATCAGTATCGAGGAAAATGTTTGGATCGAACCGATTGCTCTGTCCCTGAACAGCGCAAATGGGATGGCTGAGACCATCCCAAATGAATCCTCGACTTCTGTTTGGCTTACCATGCTATCCGTAGTTTATGTTTTGGGAACTACCTTTCTATTGATACGTCTGGCAGTAAACTTTTTATCCTTGAAGCGAATCGTTACAAAGGGGGACTGCCAAAGAGAAGACGGCATCAACTTTGTTGAAACCCAGAATAACACTACCCCTTTCTCCTTTTTCAATTACCTGATCTATAACCCAGAAACGTTGACTCAATCAGATTTTGCAACGATTGTCACCCACGAGCAAGTGCACATCCGCGGCTTTCATTCCCTGGACATTCTATTGATGCATACCGTAATCCTAATACAATGGTTCAATCCTTTTATCTGGCTGTACAAGGATAATCTGGAGCATAATTTGGAGTTCATTGCAGACCAAGGAGCATTAAAATCAGGTAGCGATAGAGTTGGGTACCAAAATTTAATGTTGAAGACCACAGTGGGCGCAACGCATCCCTATTTTTCAAATTCATTTTATAATTCAATAATCAAAAAACGAATAGTCATGTTAAACAAAAAGAAATCCCAGAAAAGCAACGTTTGGAAATTTGGAATTGTCCTACCCTTCTTGGTGGTTTTTGTTCTAAGTTTTCAAACCACCACTGTTGCGCAAGTAAAGGCTACCGATTATGGTTCTGTTGATAAACCTGTAAGTATTAGAAACAGTTCCCAAGAAAAACCTTTGGTTGTCATAGATGGAATCATTAAAAAAGATGTAGATATAGACAATCTTGCAATAACTCCTGGAGATATTAAAAGCATCAATGTCCTGAAAGATGAAACAGCCACAGAAAAGTATGGCTCAAAGGGAAAGAACGGTGTTGTTGAAATCACCACTAAAAAGTATAGAGGTCTTAAAACTAAATTTGACACTCCCGAAGATGAACCTGCCACAACCCAAGTAGACAACAAAAATAATGAGGTTGCAGTACGGATTTCTTCGGATAACCCTCCACTTATTGTTATTGACGGTGTTGAACACCCAAACACCGATATGAGCAATCTTGGAATGGCTCCCGAGGAGATTGAACGCATTGACGTTTTGAAAGATGACCCAGCTGAAAAAAAATACGGTACAAAAGGCAAAAACGGCGTTATTGAAATTACCACCAAAAAGAAGAATTAA
- a CDS encoding DUF885 domain-containing protein yields MKKITILLVALIFMVACKQESKKEEMPSPNAEFGALLENYYEDGLKLNPITATLAGDHRYDDSFPNVLSDTYKAEEKAYYESYKNKLSEFPDETLTESEQMSKAILEWECDINLAEFNYNADLTPIDQMWSQNLFMGQLASGASAQPFETVEDYQNWMKRVEEYLEWLSSAEDKMREGIEKGYVLPKSLIIKVLPQLESQVEEDVEQHLFYQPIQNMPADFTDEEKAMLTEAYSDMISNKIVPAYTKLHAFMSTEYLDAGRESSGIQGEPNGDAYYAHQIKKYTTTNMTAAEIHELGLSEVARIRSEMEKIKEQVGFEGDLKAFFDYVRGNEELMPFTEPEEVITHFNEIHDRMKPQLEKLFDNKPKTPFVVRRTEAFREKSASAEYNPGSLDGTRPGVFYVPIPDATQYNIYSDESLFLHEAIPGHHYQISLTQENEELPQFRKTLWYSGYGEGWALYAESLGKELGLYTDPYQYFGMLGAEMHRAVRLVVDTGLHSKGWTREEAIQYSLDNEAEPEASIISEIERYMANPGQALSYKIGQLKIRELRKKAEDALGDKFNIGQFHNQVLETGCVPLALLEDKIDGWIEANK; encoded by the coding sequence GTGAAAAAAATAACAATTTTACTGGTGGCCCTAATATTCATGGTGGCCTGTAAACAAGAATCCAAAAAAGAAGAAATGCCTTCCCCAAATGCGGAATTTGGAGCATTGTTGGAGAATTATTATGAAGATGGTTTAAAGTTGAACCCCATTACGGCCACACTTGCCGGTGACCATAGATATGATGATTCGTTTCCAAATGTGCTTTCGGATACATACAAAGCCGAAGAAAAGGCGTATTACGAAAGCTATAAGAACAAGCTTTCTGAATTTCCTGATGAAACACTCACCGAAAGCGAACAGATGAGCAAGGCCATTTTAGAATGGGAATGCGACATTAATTTGGCAGAGTTCAACTATAATGCCGACCTCACTCCAATTGATCAAATGTGGTCCCAAAACCTTTTCATGGGGCAATTGGCCAGTGGCGCCAGTGCACAACCTTTTGAAACCGTTGAGGACTACCAAAATTGGATGAAGCGTGTGGAAGAATATTTGGAATGGCTCTCCAGTGCTGAGGATAAGATGAGGGAAGGTATTGAAAAAGGATATGTACTTCCAAAATCGTTGATCATTAAAGTCTTACCCCAATTGGAGTCGCAAGTGGAGGAAGATGTGGAGCAGCATTTGTTTTACCAACCCATACAAAATATGCCTGCTGATTTTACGGACGAAGAGAAAGCTATGCTTACTGAAGCGTATTCGGATATGATTTCCAACAAAATTGTTCCGGCCTACACCAAATTACATGCTTTTATGAGCACTGAATACTTGGATGCGGGAAGAGAATCCAGCGGTATTCAGGGCGAGCCCAATGGCGATGCTTATTACGCCCATCAAATAAAGAAATATACCACCACCAACATGACGGCTGCCGAAATCCATGAATTGGGATTGAGCGAAGTGGCACGTATTCGTTCAGAAATGGAAAAAATAAAGGAACAGGTCGGTTTTGAAGGCGATCTAAAAGCGTTCTTTGATTATGTCCGTGGCAATGAAGAACTCATGCCATTTACCGAACCTGAGGAAGTGATTACACATTTTAATGAGATTCATGATCGGATGAAACCGCAATTGGAAAAGTTGTTCGACAATAAGCCCAAAACACCATTTGTAGTTCGAAGGACCGAAGCCTTCCGTGAAAAATCCGCCAGTGCGGAATATAATCCGGGCTCATTGGACGGTACCCGTCCCGGCGTTTTTTATGTACCGATTCCTGATGCGACCCAATACAATATTTATTCAGACGAATCCCTTTTCTTGCATGAAGCTATTCCAGGCCACCATTATCAAATTTCATTAACGCAAGAGAATGAAGAATTACCACAATTCAGAAAGACCCTTTGGTACAGTGGTTATGGTGAGGGTTGGGCCCTCTATGCAGAGTCTTTGGGTAAAGAATTGGGATTGTACACAGACCCTTATCAATATTTTGGTATGCTGGGAGCCGAAATGCACCGAGCGGTCAGGCTAGTTGTGGATACCGGGTTACATTCCAAGGGATGGACGCGTGAGGAGGCCATACAATATTCTTTAGATAATGAAGCCGAACCCGAAGCAAGTATCATTTCTGAAATTGAGCGGTATATGGCTAATCCAGGGCAGGCACTTTCCTATAAAATTGGCCAACTGAAGATTCGCGAATTGCGCAAAAAAGCAGAAGATGCACTTGGGGACAAGTTTAACATTGGTCAGTTCCACAACCAGGTATTGGAAACAGGATGCGTACCCTTGGCATTGTTGGAAGACAAAATTGACGGCTGGATAGAAGCCAACAAATAA
- a CDS encoding adenine phosphoribosyltransferase, with amino-acid sequence MDFAAYVRDIEDFPKQGVIFKDITPLLNNPEALKKACDALLGFTTNMKIDKVVGVDSRGFIFAPMLAERLNAGFVPVRKKGKLPHKTVSEAYELEYGSEILEIHTDAIKKGEKVLIHDDVLATGGTASAVCKLVEKLGGEVVQCNFLIELTFLNGAGKLNGYQIEALLQY; translated from the coding sequence ATGGATTTTGCTGCCTACGTCCGTGATATAGAAGACTTTCCAAAGCAAGGGGTAATCTTTAAGGACATAACTCCGCTTTTAAATAATCCCGAAGCCCTCAAAAAAGCTTGCGATGCCCTATTAGGTTTTACCACAAATATGAAAATTGATAAGGTGGTGGGTGTGGATAGTAGGGGTTTTATTTTTGCCCCAATGCTAGCGGAACGACTCAACGCGGGTTTTGTTCCTGTGCGTAAAAAGGGAAAATTGCCGCATAAAACGGTTTCCGAGGCCTATGAACTGGAATATGGTTCTGAAATTTTGGAAATTCATACCGATGCCATAAAGAAAGGGGAGAAGGTGTTGATTCATGATGATGTGTTGGCAACCGGAGGAACGGCCAGTGCTGTCTGCAAATTAGTGGAAAAATTAGGTGGAGAAGTGGTGCAGTGCAATTTCTTGATAGAACTCACCTTTTTGAATGGAGCGGGAAAACTGAACGGCTATCAAATTGAGGCTCTATTGCAATATTAA
- a CDS encoding recombinase family protein, whose amino-acid sequence MNLEVFSQFAKKEKGRIIGKNNTAVIYTRVSSKEQFDNNASLSTQLKYCQEYAIRKELEVLEYFGGTYESAKSDERREFQRMLSYVKRRKNIGYIIVYSYDRFSRTGANGAYISEQLKKQGVAVISATQEIDVTTSAGTFQENLYHMFSHFDNQIRRDKSITGMREKLRRGHWTGAYPFGYTNTNPGKGKIPNFVISEEGKLLKQAFLWKANSNMSHVEIAKRLKDKGLDIRAKRLTDLFRNPFYCGLIVNSLIPGEVIQGKHEALISKEMFLKIHNLLHAGEPPKKYSFDDENLPLKMFVRSSVCGTPYTGYIVKKKGLYYYKNRRKGSKENRSANKLHKEFLNVLGRFTLADKKYIEPLTDIIHDTLIDKNQEALEDQKRLTKELGQLKERMDTLERRYVMLNEITKSQYDLFMPELKAEQRELEMKLENGGINSSNLKKSVKLALGYACNLPSLWKLGDLETKRSIQYMVFPDGIGYDFKNKQVRTFRVNEIFGAISLFTGDLKGKGKGDFHSICRKSPLVTAAGFKPATF is encoded by the coding sequence ATGAACTTAGAGGTATTCAGTCAATTTGCGAAAAAGGAAAAGGGAAGGATCATAGGAAAGAACAATACGGCCGTTATCTACACCCGTGTTTCCAGTAAGGAGCAATTTGACAACAATGCCAGTCTCAGCACCCAACTCAAATATTGCCAGGAATATGCAATTCGAAAAGAATTGGAGGTATTGGAATATTTTGGGGGAACCTATGAATCTGCCAAGAGCGATGAGCGCAGGGAGTTCCAAAGGATGCTCAGCTATGTCAAAAGGAGAAAGAACATCGGCTATATCATCGTCTATTCCTACGATAGGTTTTCGCGCACGGGTGCGAACGGCGCGTATATCAGCGAACAGTTAAAAAAGCAGGGAGTTGCCGTTATATCGGCCACCCAGGAAATCGATGTGACCACAAGTGCGGGTACTTTCCAGGAAAACCTGTACCATATGTTCTCCCACTTCGATAACCAGATCCGTAGGGACAAATCCATTACGGGAATGCGGGAGAAGCTGCGAAGGGGCCATTGGACGGGTGCCTATCCATTTGGGTATACCAATACGAATCCCGGGAAAGGGAAGATCCCGAATTTTGTGATCTCGGAGGAAGGAAAATTGCTCAAACAAGCTTTTTTATGGAAGGCAAATTCCAACATGTCCCACGTCGAGATTGCAAAACGACTTAAAGACAAGGGCTTGGACATACGTGCAAAAAGATTGACGGACCTTTTCAGGAACCCGTTCTATTGTGGCCTTATCGTGAACAGTCTTATTCCAGGTGAAGTGATCCAAGGGAAACACGAGGCCCTGATATCGAAAGAAATGTTTCTTAAGATCCACAATCTGCTCCATGCAGGTGAACCACCGAAGAAATATTCGTTCGATGACGAAAACCTGCCGTTGAAGATGTTTGTCAGATCTTCGGTCTGTGGAACACCCTACACTGGATATATAGTCAAGAAAAAGGGCCTGTACTATTACAAGAACAGGCGTAAGGGCAGCAAGGAGAACAGAAGTGCCAATAAGCTCCATAAAGAGTTCCTGAATGTATTGGGGAGGTTTACACTGGCCGACAAAAAGTATATCGAGCCTTTGACCGATATCATACACGATACCTTGATCGATAAAAACCAAGAGGCACTTGAGGATCAAAAGCGGTTGACCAAAGAACTCGGCCAACTTAAAGAAAGGATGGACACATTGGAGAGAAGATATGTCATGCTGAACGAGATCACAAAGTCCCAGTACGACCTTTTCATGCCGGAACTGAAAGCCGAGCAAAGGGAACTGGAGATGAAATTGGAAAATGGGGGAATAAATAGTTCGAACCTCAAAAAGTCCGTAAAATTGGCACTTGGTTATGCCTGTAACCTGCCATCATTGTGGAAGTTAGGGGATCTGGAAACAAAAAGGTCCATACAATATATGGTGTTCCCAGACGGGATTGGGTATGACTTCAAAAACAAGCAAGTTCGAACTTTTCGGGTCAATGAGATTTTTGGCGCAATCTCTTTGTTTACAGGGGATTTGAAGGGTAAAGGAAAAGGGGACTTCCACTCGATCTGTAGAAAATCCCCTTTAGTGACCGCGGCAGGATTCAAACCTGCAACCTTCTGA
- a CDS encoding relaxase/mobilization nuclease domain-containing protein codes for MIGKIAIGKDFYGVLAYNEKKVSEGVGHVIDSNIEQSTAVNMAQEFNLIRHLRPGLGNVVFHVSLNLPYSDQLDDKEFASLGCDYLMKMGFDNNQFIMYRHTDTKHEHIHIVANRVRYSSRLVSDSNIKRRSREVINDLERKYGLTQISTKASATKSLDQREIEKTLRTGSLPIKLILQERIGSTISRATDTTEFIKLLQEQNISPRFNISKTTGRVSGISFNYQGIVYKGSTLGKKYSWNSIVKQIDHEQDRDRTVILSTNGKERGTDRAGKGNLGTTIKPEPRSEGVAKGTEDPTQQSKGHVGEIEGNGMTGPLANETDWTPFKLELNDHGARKKSKRKKKRKGLGL; via the coding sequence ATGATAGGTAAGATAGCCATAGGAAAGGATTTTTACGGTGTTCTTGCCTACAATGAAAAGAAGGTGAGCGAAGGTGTAGGACATGTGATCGATTCCAATATCGAACAATCCACAGCGGTAAACATGGCACAGGAATTCAATTTGATCAGGCATTTGCGTCCGGGACTTGGGAATGTGGTATTCCATGTTTCCTTGAACCTGCCCTACTCTGACCAATTGGACGATAAAGAATTTGCTTCATTGGGATGCGACTATCTGATGAAAATGGGTTTCGATAACAACCAGTTCATTATGTACCGTCATACGGACACAAAGCACGAACATATCCATATAGTGGCCAACAGGGTCAGGTATTCGAGCAGATTGGTAAGTGACAGCAACATTAAAAGAAGGAGCCGGGAAGTGATCAATGATCTGGAGAGGAAATATGGACTGACCCAAATTTCAACAAAAGCCAGTGCAACAAAATCACTTGACCAAAGAGAAATCGAGAAAACCCTAAGAACGGGCAGCTTACCCATCAAACTGATACTTCAGGAGAGGATCGGTTCGACAATTTCAAGGGCAACGGACACAACAGAATTTATCAAGTTGCTACAAGAGCAAAATATCTCGCCAAGATTCAACATAAGCAAGACCACGGGCAGGGTCTCGGGCATATCGTTCAACTATCAAGGCATAGTGTACAAAGGCAGTACGCTCGGCAAAAAATATTCATGGAACAGTATCGTAAAACAAATCGATCATGAGCAAGACAGAGACCGTACAGTTATACTATCGACTAATGGAAAAGAACGGGGAACTGATAGAGCTGGCAAAGGAAACCTTGGAACGACAATCAAACCTGAGCCAAGAAGTGAGGGAGTTGCAAAAGGCACTGAAGATCCTACTCAACAATCAAAAGGTCATGTGGGAGAAATTGAGGGAAATGGAATGACCGGGCCTTTGGCAAATGAAACGGATTGGACTCCCTTTAAACTGGAACTCAATGACCATGGTGCGAGGAAAAAGTCCAAAAGAAAGAAGAAAAGGAAAGGGCTGGGCCTGTAG